In Juglans microcarpa x Juglans regia isolate MS1-56 chromosome 7D, Jm3101_v1.0, whole genome shotgun sequence, the following are encoded in one genomic region:
- the LOC121238334 gene encoding tubulin alpha-5 chain, with protein MREIISIHIGQAGIQVGNSCWELYCLEHGIQPDGMMPSDTSVGVAHDAFNTFFSETGAGKHVPRAIFVDLEPTVIDEVRTGAYRQLFHPEQLISGKEDAANNFARGHYTVGKEIVDLCLDRVRKLADNCTGLQGFLVFNAVGGGTGSGLGSLLLERLSVDYGKKSKLGFTIYPSPQVSTAVVEPYNSVLSTHSLLEHTDVAVLLDNEAIYDICRRSLDIERPTYTNLNRLISQIISSLTTSLRFDGAINVDITEFQTNLVPYPRIHFMLSSYSPVISAEKAYHEQLSVPEITNAVFEPSSMMAKCDPRHGKYMACCLMYRGDVVPKDVNAAVATIKSKRTVQFVDWCPTGFKCGINYQPPTVVPGGDLAKVQRAVCMISNNTAVAEVFSRIDHKFDLMYAKRAFVHWYVGEGMEEGEFSEAREDLAALEKDYEEVGAEGVEDEEEGEDY; from the exons ATGAGAGAGATAATAAGCATACACATTGGGCAGGCTGGGATTCAGGTGGGGAATTCATGCTGGGAGCTCTATTGCCTCGAGCATGGCATTCAGCCCGATGGCATGATGCCCAg TGATACTTCGGTGGGAGTTGCACACGATGCTTTCAATACCTTCTTTAGTGAGACTGGTGCGGGCAAGCATGTGCCTAGGGCTATATTTGTTGACTTGGAACCAACTGTTATCGATGAAGTTAGGACTGGGGCTTACCGACAACTCTTTCATCCCGAGCAGCTAATTTCTGGCAAGGAAGATGCCGCAAATAATTTCGCAAGAGGGCACTATACAG TTGGGAAGGAAATTGTAGATCTCTGCCTGGATCGAGTAAGGAAATTAGCTGATAACTGTACTGGCTTACAGGGGTTTTTGGTGTTTAATGCTGTTGGTGGTGGTACTGGTTCTGGTCTTGGGTCCCTGTTGTTAGAACGCCTGTCTGTGGACTATGGAAAGAAGTCAAAGCTTGGATTCACCATCTATCCGTCTCCCCAG GTTTCAACGGCTGTTGTGGAGCCTTACAACAGTGTCCTCTCTACTCATTCTCTTCTTGAACACACCGATGTGGCTGTGCTCTTGGACAATGAAGCTATCTATGACATTTGCCGAAGATCCCTTGATATTGAGAGGCCAACTTATACCAATTTGAACCGATTGATATCTCAAATCATATCATCCTTGACAACTTCTTTAAGATTTGATGGAGCTATCAATGTGGACATTACTGAGTTCCAGACAAACCTTGTACCGTATCCTCGGATCCATTTCATGctttcttcatattctcctgTCATCTCAGCCGAAAAAGCATATCATGAGCAGCTTTCAGTTCCTGAAATCACAAATGCAGTGTTTGAGCCCTCAAGTATGATGGCCAAGTGTGATCCAAGGCATGGGAAATACATGGCCTGCTGCTTAATGTACCGTGGAGATGTTGTCCCAAAGGATGTTAATGCTGCAGTTGCCACCATCAAATCCAAAAGAACTGTTCAGTTCGTTGACTG GTGCCCAACTGGCTTCAAATGTGGCATCAACTATCAGCCTCCAACAGTTGTACCTGGGGGTGATCTTGCCAAGGTGCAGCGAGCTGTTTGCATGATCAGCAACAACACGGCAGTGGCAGAGGTGTTCTCACGTATTGACCACAAATTTGATCTCATGTATGCAAAGAGAGCATTTGTGCACTGGTATGTCGGTGAAGGCATGGAGGAAGGGGAGTTCTCCGAAGCCCGAGAAGATCTGGCTGCTCTTGAGAAAGATTATGAAGAAGTTGGTGCCGAAGGTGTAGAGGATGAAGAGGAAGGTGAAGATTACTAA